DNA from candidate division KSB1 bacterium:
GCCTTGTCTGAGACATAGATTTCTTCATTTACTACCAAAGTAAAGTCAGGGTAGATGGTTCGGAGTGCAGCGATATATTTTTTCAACGAGTCCAGCCCTACAATGGGTCTGGCGTTTTCATGAAAAACAATATTGGAATCTGCGACAGCCCCCAGCATTTCGACATCCCCTGTGTTCCAGATTTTCAAGTAAGCATCCGCAACGGCCTTTAGTTCTTTTGTCGCATTAGGCCGTTGACAGGCGAGCAGGCTTGCCACCCCGATCAGTAAAATGGTGATCAATGAGTTAATGAACGCTCTCATTTTTCCCTCCTAATTTCATGGTTGAAAGTTCTTATTCTAATCTTAAAAACACGAGTTTTTTCGTT
Protein-coding regions in this window:
- a CDS encoding ester cyclase, producing the protein MRAFINSLITILLIGVASLLACQRPNATKELKAVADAYLKIWNTGDVEMLGAVADSNIVFHENARPIVGLDSLKKYIAALRTIYPDFTLVVNEEIYVSDKAAVRWTVTATPTDSGIYPGTGKQVRVIGISFLHFAHGKVKEEWAMWDNQSWLEQLGFSFVPAESKK